From Solanum stenotomum isolate F172 chromosome 2, ASM1918654v1, whole genome shotgun sequence:
ATGGTATACAGTTGCACCATACCCACCTTTCTGTTGACATAATAATTCTCTTGCTAGTTCACACTTGGGGCAAAATGCATGTCTGCTTATGGAACTCAATAAATGAATATaacattttgttgaaaaatgaggtatctcaaaAGGGAATGTTCCTTTTGAATTGTACAACAATATAGTTCTACAAAGTGGAGCATACATACACAAACATGACCTCTACTTTAGAGGTAGAACAATTGTTTTCGAAAGATCCTTGACTCAAGAtacaaataatttagaaaaagtAGTGGAAAAAACTTAGATAGTAGCAGAATGAtattacaacaaaataatactatagTCAAACTacttttttaatcattttcataaaataacTATTTCTAATAGTATTTGACTGGTTAGAGAATTGAAATGCACATTTGATGGATCTTTAATGTggtttctatttttatttctcaaaatggACAAATTGAGCAAAATTAAATGAGTCTTGTTACAAAATTCTAACCAATTGCACTAGTGTTTCCCTTTTTAGGCTCTTGTTCACTTCTCCTTTGTTTTGTTCaaataaaaggtaaaaaaaatgtaactttGAAGGGAGAATAAGAGGAAATTAAAGTAAGGTTGactattttacaaaaatttgCAATCCTAAaatgaaaatgattaaaaaagggATATAAActtttattactctctttgtgACAAAAATAATGGTGCAATAATATTTGGACAGCCaaataactttttctttaattataaattttgaaatattttttattactttaaataGAACGAATGTAGAATGTAATATGTATAGTGTGATGTATTGCAATCTACTCGAAAACACTTCCTATTAACGTAATTTCATTTTAggattcaaatttgaaatcttTGATTAATTATAAAAGAGTACTTGCTACCTACCAAAATCTTTAATAGTCGaacaaatatatgaattttactaataaagatatgaaaaatatcctaatttattcttaaaatttaattaccTTGACTTTTGtacttgaaaatttaattttcctAAGAGTTGCACTTGAACAGTTGGACTATGAGATTAAAACTCCAACATGTACTAGTGTGATTTTggacttaaaaaaataaatcaataagtTTGTAAAATCTATTaaactaaagcatgttcatggACAAATACAATTCATGaagttttccaaaaaaaaaagaaagaagttaatTTAAGAGACAAAAGCAAGCATGCATAGAGAAAAGATTGTGTAGTTTATTAAACTAaagcaaatatacataaaaaaaaaacatacataaaCGTTtcttgaaaacaaaaataatttctataAGTGGGGGAGATAGAGATTTCATTACTCTTCAAAGTGAATTACCAGACttcaaaaactaatataaaatacTACAAAATTTAATCATTTCTAGTGATcgattttcttcactttttgtCAAAGTTTTAACTTGTATCTATTTCTATTTATAATCAAGTtataaaccataaaaaaaacaaGGTAAAATAATTACTTGATTGACATGAATAGATCTTAAAgggatatttgaattttaaacataCATCCAACAATGAGCATGATTTTAGTTTGGTGGAACACTTCCAAACAATCTTATCAAGCTATCATCTTTAACAACATTAATGATTATATCTTATCATCTTTTTAAAGTAAATGTTCAAGATGACAAAGTTTTGTACCAATAgcatattataaaaataaactaaaaatttaagaaaaaaaaagaacaacttATTATTCttcaataacatataaaatCTAAATGCAACACAAGTCACGTTGTAAGTCAAGTGACACAACACGTAATGCCTTGCATAGTCGCCATGCATTGCTTCACATGACCGTCGAGTCAGTAAGTCGCACTCCACATAGATGTCATGTATCACCATCTAAAGTTGTTTACTTAAACTACTTACAagttatttacttaattataaatGTCTTCGAAAAATTGTTCAAGTACTTAAATGTACATCTTCAATTTGATGTATTCATAACAATTCAAGAAATCAATCAAGGTTGtagtggagtggtaagtacgccttcatccttaaccaaatGTCTTGGATTCGAGTCTCCCTGGGTAGGAAGCCACCTTTGTTAGAGAGCACTTTACCCCCACCGTGAGACTTTTTAGCACAAATACAGATTTAGTCATACCCAATGTGAGTGAGACTTCCCAGCGCAAATATAAATTTAGTCGTACTCCAATATGAGACTTCATGTGTGTACCAAATATTGAgtggaaaacaaaaacaattcataaaatttcctaaaaatctgattttacaaaaatctgatttaaaaaaaaaaaaagaagctgaaaaacccaaaataatacaaaaaataaaaaataaaaaataaaattgattaagTTAAAAGCCTCTCTTCACCAATAGCCtcatctctttctccttctctctctctctctctctctccaagCTCCTTGTTTTctcaccccaccccaccccaccccaccccctagGGTAGTTCTCTCTACAATAGATAGCTCAAATTTGCCCTTAATTGTATCATTCTTGTATATGCTTGAAAACCCTAGATCCACTCTCAAAGGCTTCTTCTAGGATCTGTTTGTTAGGGTTAACAACAATCATGGTGGGTCCTACACCGCCGCAGAAGCTGCAAATTCAGCCGCCACCTTCTTCTACACCGGCGGCGGCGCCTTCAGCTGAAGAAGAAGCTCTCAAGAGAAACACTGATTGTGTCTACTTTCTAGCTTCTCCTCTTACATGCAAGAAGGTTCAGCtctatttcatcttctttttttttgggtttaattTGATTAGTAAATGATTATCAATTAGTTGAGATTAAGATTATAGTACTTCCTTTTAGTGTGAGATTTAGAGATTAATTGGGATTAAGATTTGGTTTTTATTAGTTTGTGTAGAGATTTGTATGTTACTTAGCAAGATTTAGAGGATTTCTTGGTTTTGGGATCCAATTTTTAACGTTTCAAGAGATGGGCAGTGGAATTGATATATAAGGTTTCGTATAGCTGATCTTAACTAGTTTGTGATTGAGATGTGCTTGTACTTTTGTAGTGgttgatttgatttgaaaagATTGTTGTATGGATGAATTAGTTGAAGATCTGTGTTTAAATGGCTGACCATCTTTTGCTCTCTAATCCAAGGTGATTTCTTTGTGTTTTTTGGAACTTGATCTACTTATGTTTTTAGCTATGGGTGAATACTAGTGATGTGGAAGCTGGGGTTTTTCATTTGGTGATTGGACAGCGTCTGTCTTTTGCACTACCGATGCTTGATTCTGAAgttcttgttccttttttgttgCCTGCGTTGTCAGATTAAAGGAAGTATCTTTTTTTTGGTCGGATTTTAAATGAATTGTGTACTCGAGATTGTCTAGAGTGAGAAGCCACTGCCATATATAGAAggtttaacttatatatatttagaagtCTTCAAGTTACAGCATGTTGTCGTTTGTTGCCCCTGTGTTTTTGTCGTTCTTGGGAACGGTAGGTTCTTGCTATTTGTCGTTTTGATACATCCACTCTTGCAGCTTGttgatttgttttttgattAGAAATGtgtatcaaatattttatttttttgatttatatGATGGTTTTTTGATACATACTGGACTGAGAGTCAATCTCGGTGCAAGTATAAAGTTAGTTACTAGGATGTGGAAAATAAGTGTGCAGGTGAATGACTATCCGTGTATAATTATTAGCAATTACGTTTGTCGTTCTTGTCTACGACAAAATGTTTGTTTTGCATCTGAATTGTCGTTTGCTTTGGTCGGATCATGTGAGACCGTAACATGTGCAGTAACTGAAtttatttctcatttatttgtctttttataACCAATGGGGAAATGGCAAATGTTACAAAACCAGTTGGCATCGTGCTTTTACGTTATCAATTTCTCTGTGTGTGAATGAATACAAGCGTGATTGGCTTCGCCATGATAGGGATAACATTCCAGATGATTCAATCTTCGTCTTTGTTCTATACAGATCTAGATCAGTATTTACCGACgctctaattatttttattttgtccatAGGGAAGCGAGTGTGAGTACCGTCATAGTGATGCTGCTCGGCTTAATCCTCGAGATTGCTGGTACTGGTTGAACGGAAGCTGCTTAAACCCAAAATGTGCATTCCGGCACCCTGTGAGTCATTCCTCACTAACATACTACACATTCTTATCATCTATGTGCTATCAGTACCAAGGGTTCCTTGCCGTGATGTAaacttacttattttcttttattagctAACCAGGAGTGCTCTGTGTCTGTAAACTAATTGTTGACATGATAGTTAATAATCTTCTACTTTTGCAGCCTCTTGATGGACTTTTGGGAGCTCAAGTTACAACTCCTACAGGATCTTCTGCACCGCCAGTGGCATCTATTGCACCTACACCGAATGTTCCATATGGTTCTAGCAAGCAAGGTGTACCATGCATTTTCTTCCAGCAAGGGTTTTGTTTAAAAGGTGATAGGTGTCCATTCTTCCATGCACCATTGTTTGTGTCTAACAAAGCTCCTCCACATCCTGTATCTACTGCATCTGCATCTACTGAGAAAACCAATTTTAAGGCATTTGGTGGGCTTGAAAAGTGTGTGCAAGAGAAGACATTTTTTCAAGCAAATATTTGGAAGTCTGGTGAATTATCTGTACAAGCACAACCAGTTGAGAAACTGAAAACTCCTTTGCCCAAGAATAATGCTGCCTTTAATGAGAATGTGTTGCCACCCAATCCTGTCATTGATGTTGCACATCACAGGCACAAACCAAAAAGTGTGCCGCCTCCAAATGGAAATCCTGTCGGTAGATCCAACAGAGTGCAACAGTCTGCTAGGTTTGATAATCACAGTAGCTTTCAGAACAAAGATGATGAGATTTCAAGGGAGCTTTCACCTGGTTTTGATGTTCTTGTGGATGATGAGCTCAGAGGCACTGATTTTTATCATGGTGAAGGTCGATATGGAAGAAATGGGGGAAGGAATGAATACGATATTGGCCGCTCTGCTGATTATACTTCAGTTGCAGATGTGGACCAAGATATGTACCATGATGTCTATGGGCATGACTCTCACGACAGGCTTCCGGGTCGCTCTGGTAGGGTGCAGCATAGAGCTTCTTCTGAGAGAGTACAAGGGGAATCCGCTCATCTTGAAAGGAGACGCTATGGTAGAGCTCACAGCCCTGAAGAAGTTCGAGAGCCAGATCTGAGGCATCGTTTATCAAAGCATAACAGGACTAATGGTTTGAGGTCAGTCATTAGTCATGACTATGCAAGTGAAAAACATGTTGAGGATCGAGGCAACCAAAGTTCCAGGAGGGATCGACCCTATGTACCTTCACATGATAGTTCCCTTGCTAGTCGTCTTCGCGGAAGAATAAAGCTACCAAGTAGATCACCCTCTCCAACTAATGGGACAGACATGCGGCTGGATAGGGCTAGGGACCGTGGCAGGTTATCTTCAGAAAGGCCACAGCTTTTCTCTCAACAGGGAAGGCTTCGTGATAGAATAAAGGGAAGAGTGCAAGAGGATCTCAATGATACTGGAAGAAATAACAGTGGTCCACGTATAAGAAGAGATGTAAGTGAGGATGATTCAAAATTTTCTGGTCCAAGAAGTCTTGCTGAACTTAAAGGTCGGAAAACTGCTGAGACCACTGAACAAAATATTGATGAGCGACAGGCCCTAGGGAAGCGTAAGTTCCAAAAGCGTGATGACTATCAGCAAACAGGAGGGGATAGTGTCTCATTTGACGGACCAATGCCTCTGCAAGAGATCttgaagagaaaaagaagcagTAAAACAGGCATGCCATCTGATAAGAGTGAAGACTATCAACATGAAAGAAAGGACCACTCTGTGCCAGTGGTGACTTCCTCCATCTCCAGGAACAATACTGACTTTGGGCAAAAGGAAGAGTCTGATCCTCCATCAGGTGTATCAGCTGATCATCAATCTCCTGCACACCATGGTGCAAATGAACTTGAAGCTGAAGAAGGGATGATTGTGGAAGAAGCAGACGATCAAGACCCTGAAGCCGAAGGTCATGATCAAAGAGATGGAGACTATGATTATGAGCAGGTCGATGGTGAAGATTACAATTTAGACGAAGGTGAGAATATTGATGCTGGTGAAGAATACctggatgatgatgatgatgatgaagacgACTTTGCTAAGAAGATGGGTGTTGTTTTCTCATAAATGATGGGATACATCAATCGCTCTAAGCTATTTTAGGTTGGCTCGGAATGAGCAAATTCAACTGCTCTactgatttttatcttttagaaGTAGAGAGAACACTCTTTTTCTTCGTTGTATTTATACTCGGATACTGGCTGGATAATTTTCCACCGGTTAGTGGCATTTGGCAGATCTCTAGCTTTGCCAAAAATGGTGTTGACTGTAACATTAGAGGGCTAATAAGAAACATGTTTGCTAGTGTATTTTTTTCTATAGATTTACAACTTTTTCCCCATATATACCTGGCAGAGTTGGAAGTTTAAAAGTTTTGTAATTTTCACAGgagttttttccttttcatgCATGGTGAGAGTGCTTTTAGGTTAAAGACTCATCTTATGTGATCTAGGTTTCGGTTTGTTTCAGATCCCTTGATGCTGGATTGGAGTTTGATGAAGCAATTGGTCATTGATCGGGATTTGAGAATGTGTGACGTTGGATTGTAGTTTGATGAAGCAATTGATCGGTCTATGAGAATGTGTGACACTGAGTTGGAGTTTGATGAAGCAATTAGTCCCTCTTGAATAATGACATAATTTGCATTATATACTATCCTCTCTAAATTTCATTTGTAGTATAACATCGCCTAAATTGTTTATTGTTGCTATATAATAATTGGGATATAACTTGCGTTTATTTGCTTTGATCATGTCACTAGACAATTTTGATGTAGACATTGCAAATGAATAAGTATTTTTGACGTAACTAAAGTATATCTCaatataaaaacataaattagtATTAATTGTTATAATCATAAATTGAAGGACAAAAACATATCAGCTCTAATTAACCATTGATTAAACAATGAAACTTTAAGTAAAAGACAAGTGTCAACTTGATTTTGATACAAACACCAATAATACATGACCTTAACTTTCTAGATTCATGAATATTGAATCAATCgaattatgttaaattaatgtATTTCCTTCGTAAAgggatatttttatttgaaaaggaGGTTTCATCGTTATATCgtgtaaaattattttaacctattataatgaattatgaattattaatctaattttaatattattcattttaattattatgaacAATTATCCGTGTAGAAAAACACACATAATTATTTGCAATTATATACTTGCAATTTAATCCCAAGAAATGCTTTTCCGAATATGTCTTACgtcacataaatttaaattagtgaGCTTTGAATGCACGTATCAAATATCGAacgaatttttatttttatttttaaaacaaacaaactaaAAGCACATCCCTCAATAAGAGGTCTTATGTTCACGCTTtggatatgaatttttttttaatagaaagcGATTATTTTATCCGATACAAACCCTGAATAATTAAGCTTCAATATAAATAGTAAACATCGAGCgagaaatcaaataaaaagcaCATCTCCTATCCATTATTCACCCCACGTGTAATCTGTCGGATAACAACTGTGCATATTCATTACTTTTAGCAAATTTGCTGTccaaattgatttaaaaaaactTGTACATTTCGGACGAAAACACCCTCATCAATCTATTTTAAGCATTGTACAACATTTTtcttcataataataataaaaaatcctAGAACGTTCGGGGAACGCCGCCGTGCTTCTCTCCTTTATCGCCGGCCGTTTTAGACTCAATAATTTTCCGATCAAAGAAAAAATTctctaaaatttcatttttttcttttttttgtggtgTCTAATTTCGGATATCCGGTGATGGGTCGGGTTGAAACGGCGGTGGACACGTCGTCGACGGCGGTGGTGGTGGCGTACCGTTTACATGGGGCAATAAGCTGGTGGAATGAAGTGAATGAATCTTCTATTTGGCAAGACCGTATTTTCTATGTCCTTGCGATCTTATACGGCGTCGTTTCTGCTGTTGCTCTTGTAAATTATCCCTATTTTGATTTAACTGTGATGAATTTTGAATGAATAGTAGATAATTTATGTAGCTGAGCTGTATTGATTGATTATTTACTGGAATTGGATGTTGATATTTGGTAATTTTTTGCTTATGCTATGTGTTTagagatatatgaaaattttgggtATTTGTTGATTGCTAGTATTTTCTATTTGGGTGTAATACAATTTGggttttttcctaatttgtgTTACCTGAGGTGGGGTCTTTTGGAAACAACCCCTCTAAAATCCGTCTTATGGGACTAAACtgagtatattgttgttgttgttgaaatttgGGATTTTTAATCTGTTGAAGGAATAGTTTAACTGAGGGTTCTGTGAGTTTTATTGAAAGTGAGCAATGTTAGAGTTATGTTATGTCGGATGTATTTAGCAAGAAAGAATGAAACTTGAGATGGATATGCTTTTGCTTTTGGTCTGGAAATCTTCTTGTTGCACCTTCTTGGTGGTTTTATCAATACAATTGCCATTTCTCAAAAAAGACTGAAACTTGAGAGTTGTTTGCAAGGTTTGTGCGCATCGTGTGTGGGTGGTGGGGGGTTACAGTTGTTGGTAGAACCTTAAATAGAGAATTACATGCTTTATTTACATGGCAATTGAATCATTTGGCAAGATCATGAAGAGCATGCTGCGAGTAGGAAGGAATTGACAATTGGTAAcctaaataaatatagaatacATGTAATCCCATAGAAAGATTCTttttatgaattgttgatttaAATATTCATGTTAAATGAGTCGTATTTTGCTTAGACCAATAAATGGACTGAGGTTATAGTGGAAAGTCATCCAAAGGATTTAAAAAACCCGTGTTTTCTGAAAAGAATCTAAACACATCAAATAGCAGTGTTTGTACTTTCGTGTTTTGGATTTTGGGGGAGGGGGTCATGTTTGAGTAGGAtcatattaatcatttaattacACTTCAAATTGGTTAGCAACATGAATATTCTGTATCCTTTGGAGGATTTATCAATCTAATGCTATCCTCATCCTTTATTTGGACTTGGAACTGACTATGCTTTGCAAAGTTCTCATGGGGGGAGGTAGGAAGGTAACTTAAGGTGAACTGGGTAATTCGTAAATTGATATTGATGTCCATTGATGTTTTTAGTTTACCATGACAGATATCTGCATATATTATACATCTTTTGTAATAGAAATCGGTGTAGAGTTGCTCTTCCTAGTTGCCTGTAAATTGGCCTTATGTATGCTAAATAAAAAGGGCCTACACTATGCATTCATTCATTCACTTCCAGTTTGAAACTGGAAACAGCTATAGGTTGGTTTTATCATTTATCTGTGTCCTTAGTTGATTTTGGATAATGATCTGAATTTCCTTGTCTATAATTTTTCTTCCTTATCCAATAGCCATTTTAATATGTGTTCTAAAGCAGATATAGTCTGTGAATTCAATGCTTTAGTGTATTTATGATTCTGCAGAGTTGTTTCTAACTTCGTCAATTTGCAGGTGCAATTAATCCGGATTCAAATGAGAGTTCCCGAGTATGGATGGACCACTCAGAAAGTCTTCCATTTCCTCAATTTCTTGGTGAATGGGGGTTGGTATCTTCTTTTGTGATTATTTATGTTGGAAACATCCTCATGGAAATATTATGAGGTGTTTTTCAAATTAGAGTCTGGTTATACTAGGGGGAAAATGAACATTTTTCCTTTACATTTCACTTTGCTTTGATCTGTTAGGTTTATATTGTATTGAAGTTGTGTTTTTGTCCTTTGGTAGTTCGCTCTCTGGTTTTTGTATTTCGTCGGGATGTTCAGAAGTTGAACCCTGAGGTTAGCCACTGACATTGGTTACATGTCTTGTTACCATTTTTATCTTGGTCTCGTTCATCTTGTAACCGTACATGTAATGTTTTGGTAGATTATCCAACACATCTTGCTTGATATGCCAAGTCTTGCATTCTTCACAACTTTTGCGCTTCTAGTATTATTCTGGGCTGAGATATACTATCAGGTTTGCGTGTGCTCTCAACTGAATGTTTTGCAGTTTGTGTCAATTCTCAAGCTTAATATATCTGCTTTTCCTGTTGCAGGCACGTGCTGTATCTACTGATGCTCTTAGGCCTAGTTTCTTCACAATTAATGGAGTGGTTTATGCTATTCAGGTAAATATTTAGTCCTTGTGCTACACTTTCTTCTGAAAAACTTTGGTGCTTTCTAGTTAAATTAACTCTTTAAACATTGAAATGGTTTaaaccaaaaattattttgccaGATTGAATTTGACAAGACTAGTCTTACAAACAATAATTGTCGTTTCATGTTCTCAATATTTCTCAAGTTCAACagaggtctttttttttttttttggttgcgTTTATTTGTTTTATGTTAAAATGTTACTTTAGTTGGCGTTATTTATTCTTAACTAAAGATCGGCTTAATTTAAAATTCCAAAGGGGAAAAGGGAGGAGTGAATGACTACTGAAAACTACTagttccttttttccttttttttgagggggggggggagtaTCCCAGTTGTTGCAGCCATGCAAGTAGTTTACGACATTAGAActtatattgttttatatatttgcCGTCTGAATCTCTTGAAGCCTATTGAAAGGGAGACAGCGTTGTATTTCAGCAAGCATAGTCGAGACGAAGACAGTTGAAGTGAAATCACACTCCAAATTAAATACCCCTGTTGttaaacttcaaattcaagaatcttATTGAGGATTAATCTTAAGGCAAATATAAAGAATGAAAGATGATTCTATCTAAAAGGATCATATGCTGTCTGTGTTTGATAGATTCTCTCCATCTAGAACATGTGTGATTcaccatcttcttcttttttttgggatgaagcatcacattttatttataaaaagcAATAAATGTCCCTACAGAGAAGTATACCAAAAAGTAGGAAAACCATACCAAAAAAAGTTGATTTTCTACTAACAACACACACTCTTCGATGCTTGTAGGATCTCATTAAAAAAACTAAGGGATAAGAGACTATTCTCTATA
This genomic window contains:
- the LOC125854874 gene encoding zinc finger CCCH domain-containing protein 17, whose translation is MVGPTPPQKLQIQPPPSSTPAAAPSAEEEALKRNTDCVYFLASPLTCKKGSECEYRHSDAARLNPRDCWYWLNGSCLNPKCAFRHPPLDGLLGAQVTTPTGSSAPPVASIAPTPNVPYGSSKQGVPCIFFQQGFCLKGDRCPFFHAPLFVSNKAPPHPVSTASASTEKTNFKAFGGLEKCVQEKTFFQANIWKSGELSVQAQPVEKLKTPLPKNNAAFNENVLPPNPVIDVAHHRHKPKSVPPPNGNPVGRSNRVQQSARFDNHSSFQNKDDEISRELSPGFDVLVDDELRGTDFYHGEGRYGRNGGRNEYDIGRSADYTSVADVDQDMYHDVYGHDSHDRLPGRSGRVQHRASSERVQGESAHLERRRYGRAHSPEEVREPDLRHRLSKHNRTNGLRSVISHDYASEKHVEDRGNQSSRRDRPYVPSHDSSLASRLRGRIKLPSRSPSPTNGTDMRLDRARDRGRLSSERPQLFSQQGRLRDRIKGRVQEDLNDTGRNNSGPRIRRDVSEDDSKFSGPRSLAELKGRKTAETTEQNIDERQALGKRKFQKRDDYQQTGGDSVSFDGPMPLQEILKRKRSSKTGMPSDKSEDYQHERKDHSVPVVTSSISRNNTDFGQKEESDPPSGVSADHQSPAHHGANELEAEEGMIVEEADDQDPEAEGHDQRDGDYDYEQVDGEDYNLDEGENIDAGEEYLDDDDDDEDDFAKKMGVVFS
- the LOC125855169 gene encoding tobamovirus multiplication protein 3-like, whose translation is MGRVETAVDTSSTAVVVAYRLHGAISWWNEVNESSIWQDRIFYVLAILYGVVSAVALVQLIRIQMRVPEYGWTTQKVFHFLNFLVNGVRSLVFVFRRDVQKLNPEIIQHILLDMPSLAFFTTFALLVLFWAEIYYQARAVSTDALRPSFFTINGVVYAIQVNI